TATCTGTTGCTATCTTTATGGTGAAATTGTACAAAATTTGACTTGTACAACACAGGAATCGGAGTACGATCTAAAGTACATGAAGCAATAATGTAAATGCATAATTTTGTCACACAGATACAAAGGAAATCTCTCAATTCTCGCTGCTTTCTTGTCGTGCTAATTTTAAAAATAGCCAAAGATGGCTGAGTAAAAATGATTTTGCTTCCACAGTCATCAGAAAATGTACAACTCCTCATCATTGCTGTAAATGTCACTGATTATTGCCTAACAACTTTATTTAAAAAAGACAGAATTCTCGTTACATTGGTAAAGGGTTAAAGTATTATCTATAGAAATCTCCAAACCTCCATTTGGAAGTAAATTGAACAAGATCAAAATGCACACCTTCTCCAAGTAAAAATTTCTCCAGAAATTCCCCAAAAGTTCCTGGCTCTGGCAGGAAGTTTGCCATTTTGTGGAAATGATAAAATGAAACAATTATGTCCATTGGATTTCTTGCAACATAAATCACCTGTATAAAGGGGGGAAAATGTGTACAGCACATTAGAAACCATTTTGATACAACAGACAAAAATGGTATTAAGGTCTTGAAATTCCTACTACAATGCATGGATAGGTTAAATGAAGACTGCTTCTTTTAAATGTAGTTGTCTTCACTTCTGTTCTAGGACTGGATGACTTAGTATCCCCAGCAAACATCAATTAGTTCCTAGTGGCAAATAGTATAAAACTCGCATGTATTAGCACTCAGAGGCTGTTGAGATGGCTGGTATAAGAAGTGGAAATGCTCATATGGTTCAGTAGTGTTGTTCTTCAAGAAGACagaaggaggagcaggagtagactgtggcccattgagcctgctctgccattcaatacgatcatggctgatcttaggcttcaactccactgtcctgcccactcgctatatcccttgattccctgagcgaccaaaaatctgtctgtcccagccttaaatgtattcaatgatggagcatccataaccctctagggtagagaattccaaagattcgtaaccatttgagtgaagtaatttctcctcatctcagtcctaaatgatcagcccctaaacctgagactgtgcccccatgttttagattccttgaccagcagaaacaatctctctgtCTACCATATCCAGCACCTTCTgaatcttcggaactgacccgaaacgttaactctgcttctcttttcacagatgctgccagacctgctgagtggttccagcatttcttgtttttatttcagatttccagcatccgcagtattttgcttttaccttctgaatcttgtatgtttcaatgagattgcctctcattcttctaaactccagagaatataggaccaatttactcagcctctcatcattggacaataccctcatcccagggaccaatttagtgaacctttgctccaatgcaagtatatccttaagtggcgagaccaaaactgcacacagtactccaaatgtggtttcACCctctacagttgtagcaagacttctctattcctgtactccagtccccttgcaatgaaggccaacatgttatttgtcttcctaattgctggctgtacctgcatgctaactttgtgaaactacaagcacacacaagtctctttgaacatcaacacttccacatttcacaccttttaaaaaatattctgcttttctattcttgcgacCAAATAAAGGATGTTTTGTGCTCTATCCAACCTGGGTGTGATTGACTCTAAAGTTGGGTGACAAAGCTGAATAAATGTTTAATATCTCAGTATTGATATTTTTCACTGGACATAAAACCACcaattttaaaaaatcacattCTAACATACTGTATTGTAATCACAGGCTATAGGGTGCTGGCTCTACCAAGTTCAATTTTGCTTTTGGAACACATTTAACTGCTCACTAGCTGCATCAAGGTTAAAAATATCAATTGATATTGGCTGAAAGAAATGCAGGAAGTACTCACTGCTTTATAAAACTAGGAAATGCATCAGGTAATCTTTAAAGTTTAGAAGGACATTACATCCTTTTCTTCGAGAGCCTGAATTAGGCTTGAAGAAATGTTTTATTTTGAGACCTGCACTTTACTGTCTTATTGTCTGCTGTATTTTTGCATTAAATCTACAGAAAGAAAAATTAGCCAAAAAGACAAGTTCTTACCAAAGTGTAATCCTACCAGGTTAACTCACAAACCAAGTTTCTTAATCTGTTATATTGAGGTAAATTGACTTAGATTACAGTTTTCTTCTTAAACAAGAGGATGTCATTGTGCCTCCCTCTTGCACTACATTCTGGCTTGGATACAATTGTTCTTGGTTGTGcttttttttcttcaaaaaaaatttAGTCTTGCAACTACAAttttttttagagtcatagagagatacagcactgaaacaggcctttcggcccaccgagtctgtactgaccatcaaccacctatttattctaatcctacattaatcccatttccctctcacatccccaccttcgctcaattctcctatcacctacctacactgggggcaatttacaatggccaatttactcatcaacctgcaagtctttggcatgtgggaggaaactggagcaccaggaggaaacccacacaggtcacggggagaacttgcaaactccgcacagacagtacccagaaccaaacccgggtcgctggagctgtgaggctgcagtgctaaccgctgcaccactgtgccgcccttttataacgcagttctttttttaaaaaaaaaagttttatgtGGCACAACTGCAATGTAAAAAGTTCATTGAGGGCTGTCATCTCACCCATTCTCTCTGCAGGATGTTACAACTGTACAAAAGTGCAAAGTCAGGCTGTTTTTTTTTACTACAAAGAAATTTCTGgcagatttttatttttaaataaactgTCAATTTACAATTTTGAAACTGGTTTCTCCTTATGGCAGTTAGCCTGTATTATCAACCTGGTTGCTATAAGTTTGCATACCTTTGCGTTAGATTGTTTGACGGACTTGGAGATGATGTGATAGGGAAGGTGTGTGGTGATAATTCGATTGTCTAGCTTGTGGTGCAGAATATCCTCACAATAATAATGTTCAATCCACGGAGCTCGAATCCAGTTTGGGATGGTTTTGGCAGGCACCTGGTTTCCATCATTATAAATAATTGTGAGAATCTCCTGCATCCATGTTGTACCTATGAAAGTTAAACCAGTTGAATTATTGTAGCACAGCAGTCGTGGAGCATAAAACCTACCTGAGTCACTTATAATTGAAATGGTTGCAGCAGCCAAACCTACTACAATAGCGATGCAATGCTGTGAACATTGTGTGCTGAAGAACTCCCAGTGACTAGGGTGAATAGAGTTGTAGTCTTCAGCTTCCTAATTTAACTTCACTTTTGGTACATCTTGTTACATTTGGAATTCCAGAACTTTGATGCCCATGATGAACTTTCAGGAGTCTGCTACCATAAAGAATGAACATGGAGCTAATACTGGTGCAATACCAGATATCTACAATTAGATGTCTCATTTTACTCTGTAAATTCGTAACCATACAAGAGTTCATAACTCTTTGACATACCCAATTATTGTTTATTTCTCTCAATTCTCATTGATAAGGAAATCATATAATGTACAGCATCACATTATCATGGTTCATACCTGGTTCCACAAATCCTATGCACCATCTTACTTTTGAAAACATTATCTCTAAGAATCAAAGTTGGGTTGAAAAACTAGGGATTGTTTCTAAACCCCAAATATGAACCATTTGCCAGTCCTCAGCAATAAGATCCTCAGTACCCTATGAAGAGCTATAGCTAGGAAACAATTGGGATTGCATTCAGTTCAGACCATCTGCACGCCCACTGACTGGAAACTTGCACTATAAATTTATATTAAAAACAAAACTGGAATAAGGAGAAGGATACATGAATTGTGCCAACCAATGCTTCCCCTctgacaccgacacacacacacataatcataTGAAGTAAATACTTGACCGGTGTGAAAATCTCGTGGCAAAAAAGGTTGCATCCGACAATATATAGCTGTGTGATAAACTATCCCACATTGTAAAAAGATGCATAAAAATTTTTACCTTAAGTATTTATGTTGGGTACCAATAATTGTCAGAGATTTGGCACTTTGGATAACTGATACACAAAGTAGACATGAGCACTGAGGTACAATATACTGGTGCTCCTACCTGATTTGGGGTATGTAACGATCAGTGTATCAGTGTCATGAAACTTGAACTCCTCAGCATATCGCAGAGACTGCATTGTATGCAGGTGTCCCGGAAAGTTGATGCCTGAGTACCGCACTGTCACATCCAGATTAGCCATGACTTGTAACCTTTGCTGTGAGTGAACAGCTGCTGTGAGCCGAGCTCAGGCTTTTTATGTCTTGGTAGCGGAAATCAAACTCATTCTTACTGGAAAAAAAAAGTTGTGGTTTCATTTGAAGCTTTTTTTTTGGTGGTATTTCACCAGTATTTTCCCTCCTCTCCTTGACAATAGTGACTCATGCTTGAGCGAGTTCCTCCATTTGGATACTAACTGCAGGTTCTCAGCTAAGGGACTATTTTTACCTTGAGCActctgcaacaaatgctggcaggtCATTTGACCATGGACATCATCACACAGCAGAGCGTGGTACTGTCCTTACGCAACATTGACAATCATACAATTTCCAGCAGAGATCACACAATAGTGGTCATGagctaataaaaacaagaattagaattagaatattacagcgcagtacaggcccttcggccctcgatgttgcgccgatcatctgacctacactattccattttcatccatgtctatccaatgaccacttaaatgcccttaaagttggcgagtctactactgttgtaggcagggcgttccacgcccctactactctctgcgtaaagaaactacttctgacatctgtcctatatctttcacccctcaacttaaagctatgtcccctcgtgtttgccatcatcatccgaggaaaaagactctcactatccaccctatctaaccctctgattatcttgtatgtctctattaagtcacctctcctcctccttctctctaatgaaaacaaccccaagtccctcagcctttcctcgtaagaccttccttccataccaggcaacatcctagtaaatctcctctgcaccctttccaaagcttccacatccttcctataatgcggtgaccagaactgcacgcaatactcaaggtgcggcctcaccagagttttgtacagctgcatcatgacctcgtggctccgaaactcgatccccctactaataaaagctaacacaccatatgccttcttaacagccctattaacctgggtagcaactttcagggatttatgtacctggacaccaagatctctctgctcatctacactaccaagaatcttcccattagcccagtactctgcattgctgttactccttccaaagtgaatcacctcacacttctccgcattaaactccatttgccatctctcagcccagctctgcagcctatctatgtccctctgtaccctgcaacacccttcgacactatccacaactccaccgaccttcgtgtcatccgcaaatttactaacccacccttctacaccctcatccaggtcgtttataaaaatgacaaacagcagtggccccaaaacagaaccttgcggtacaccactagtaactaaactccaggatgaacatttgccatcaaccaccaccctctgtcttctttcagctagccaatttctgatccaaagctctaaatcaccttcaaccccatacttctgtattttctgcaatagcctaccgtggggaaccttatcaaacgccttactgaaatccatatacaccacatccacggctttaccctcatccacctgtttggtcaccttctcgaaaaactcaataaggtttgtgaggcacgaccgacctttcacaaaaccgtgctgactatcgcaaatgaacgtattcttttcaagatgattataaatcctatctcttataaccctttccaacattttacccacaaccgaagtaaggctcacaggtctataattaccagggctgtctctactccccttcttgaacaaggggacatttgctatcctccagtcttccggcactactcctgtcgacaatgacgacataaagatcaacaacaacggctctgcaatctcctccctggcttcccagagaatcctaggataaatcccatctggcccaggggacttatctattttcactctttccaaaattgctaacacctcctccttgtgaatctcaatcccatctagcctagtaggctgtatctcagtaatctcctcggcaacattttctttttctactgtaaatactgacgaaaaatattcatttaacgctcccctatctcctctgattccgcacacaacttcccactactatccttgattggccctgttctaactcttatcattcttttattcctgatatacctatagaaagccttagggttttctttgatcctatccgccaatgacttctcgtgtcctctccttgctcttcttagccctccctttagatccttcctggctagcttgtaactctcaagcgccctaactgagccttcacgtctcatcctaacataagccgccctcttcctcttgacaagcgcttcaacttcttgagtaaaccacagctcccttgctcgacaacttcctccctgcctgacaggtacatacttatcaaggacacgcattagctgctccttgaataagctccacatttcgtttgtgcccatcccctgcagtttccttccccatcctacacatcctaaatcttgcc
This sequence is a window from Heterodontus francisci isolate sHetFra1 chromosome 17, sHetFra1.hap1, whole genome shotgun sequence. Protein-coding genes within it:
- the sult5a1 gene encoding sulfotransferase family 5A, member 1; its protein translation is MANLDVTVRYSGINFPGHLHTMQSLRYAEEFKFHDTDTLIVTYPKSGTTWMQEILTIIYNDGNQVPAKTIPNWIRAPWIEHYYCEDILHHKLDNRIITTHLPYHIISKSVKQSNAKVIYVARNPMDIIVSFYHFHKMANFLPEPGTFGEFLEKFLLGEVHFGSWFEHIKDWISHREEFNFLFITYEELKKDLRHSVEKLCNFLERPLLPEAIDSIVRHCNFTNMKDNQMINYTLVPNEIMDHKRGNFMRKGIVGDWKEHFTEEQKQRFEKSFQDKMSDFNIRFLWTL